The Ananas comosus cultivar F153 linkage group 4, ASM154086v1, whole genome shotgun sequence region GAAGAGTATTTGCGAGGGCTTACTCCGATTTAAATCTCTTTTAGCTTCGTCCCACTCGATGGTTTTAAATGTTTTCCCGCTTTGTTTTCGAGACTCAAATGTTGGATCGGAGTACCACATCCCACCGGGAATAAATTATTCCCTGGGCGTGGTTCACCACCTTAGCTGTGGACCGCTCATTCTACCAAACAGATTTTCGAATTGGTAAACAAATATATAGGACTTGCCTGAATTATAATGCGTTTCATAATagatatctaaattttaaaatttataatttaaatacatgactgtataattatttttatagtatttagaatttttttatttaaaatttttaagaaccCTTATTAATCAGTAATATGtattttattagatataaaGTATTccatcaaaaaacaaaaagaacagATAAATTCTAATTCGGACatattaatttaaacaaatcataaaattagatggtaaattataatttctaaaatttaaatatttatttcaaaatatagtaTTAGTTGGCTaagcttttttttattatttttgccttctaaaatttaaaatatttaaatattttcttcagAATATAGTATTagttagcttttttttttggccttataaataaactttgaaaagaatgaaaattaaCATATAGATGTTGATTGCAAGAGATTAGCATATAATTCATGGTTATGGTATTTTAATCCTTTTCAAACCTCCTAGTTTGTGTAAATGAGTTAATAATATatgcaaatttatatataaaaattgaattaaataaaaatttatggcTGATGTTGTGAACGCGGTCCACGCGTACTTACTCATAACACCAGTAACTTTACATCCGAACTTCTTCTGGAAGGTACCTGTGAACAATAGAAACCGTGCGAAAAATAGAATACAAATCCAATTTTATATCTATCTTATAAATGCCAAAATAACATGTCGGTGTCACCTCACTTTGGCTATTTAGTGGGACCCACTTCTTTGTCACGCATCAAAATTTGTGCTTTATAGTAcaaattttaatgaatgaaacaggtaaCTTTCTAtctaattcttaaaaaaaaatttatgctttaTCTTAACTCTTTATCTAAGTTGAATGCATTTTTTCTACACATCACTACCTTTTTATTTGTGAACGCATTTAAGCTCCTAAGTTGTCTAATTAATTGAAGTTTAACTCGATCAAAAATGTCCAGTCTCCTATTACTAGAAATTAACCATCGCCATATATATGctaattttttgggaaaaatattTCATGCGTCACATTTTATCTTCACTTTATTTCATTATTCTTCCtctaattattttgatttacaaAGAATTGTAATTATTGGAGTACAAAAATTAGAATGCGAGGACAAATAGAAGTTTGATAAACAAATTATAAAACTCGCCCTTCCACTCAAAATAGTTAGAAATACAAgattttatatgttatataaatatttgagaaaaaaatagcacgtTTTCTGCTTCGTTCAATCAGGATGTGAACTAAGCTACATGAGTGAGGCAACTTAGACCTCGAGAGTgacggaaaaataaaaataaaaattaaattaaattaaattaaattaaaaataaagataaaaaaattaaaaattaaaaatacattaaaGTCTCTCCACCTTCTCCCATAGACTAGtcatttgtttaattttaaaaatcccaACGAAGGGATCAGGTTGTGTCCTTTTGAAGACCGCTCCATTCCTGATCTCCCAAAGAGCCCACCAACATGCTATTAATCCATTTAGGTCGGTGTGCTTAGGTTGTGTcccatatgttatatattttgaaaatacaGTATATATACAGTATACATAAACATTTCAAAAGCTTCAATTTACATCAATACTTTTAAAATAACCTGGTGTGCATGCATATTAATCGTGCAATTAAAAAAGGATAATATCAACACATACACTCGTTTCAGCGAGAGGAAGCTCCGAAACTAATTCTAAAAATACCtaccaaatatttattttcaaacacATAGATATAAATAAAGGCTATTTCTTCTAAAAATATCAATGTAAATACAAGaaatttatacatataatttaaGAATACATAAACTAACTGCTACTCACAAGCCACATATTctgtttaaatattaaaataataacattCAATTAAATActtcaatataatatataaaagagttAATTTTGTaccattagaaaaatttagttaatcataagttaaatacttaatttttattagcttttgacatttttattctttttatattacaCTATTATAACTTTTGAAGGAACACATTtgtaataacaaaattaaaaatataaataattttctaacggTACTCTAAAAATAACAAATCagataaatatatttgaaaatatcagaacttttgtaAGATAATATATGAAAGGTGAATTTTGTTGGGATGTATTTACTATacactatatttataatgacCTGCATATAATTAAccctatataaaattataaaaataattatttttaaagcagtatttttatgtaaaattatcatattaccCAAAATATGATTAGTGTGGAGTATAATGATGTACCAGTTATCCGCAAGCTGAACCCGGTCCATAGACCCGCACGTGTCACTCACGACACCACTCCATCGCTATATATATCCTGCGCCGAGCTTCATCGCTGATCCCATCATCaaactcttattattatttgaaaaaaaaaaaaaaaaaaatctccgcTCCTAACTCTTTGGGGGAAATGGCGAGTGGTGGTGGGGCGGAGCGCGACATCGACGAGCTCCCCAAGAACGCGGCCAATTACACGGCGCTCACCCCGCTCTGGTTCCTGGACCGGGCCGCGCTGGTTCACCCGAACCGCCCCTCCGTAATCCACGGCCCGGTCCGGTTCACCTGGGCCGACACCTACCGCCGATgccgccgcctcgcctccgCCCTCGCCACCCGTTCGATCGGACCCGGATCCACCGTACGATcgctttgcatttttttttttttctatcttattTTTGTTTGAGTGAGTAGAGTGTGCTGTAGTAGTAGGCTCCGATCGATTAATTCAACTTTGGTAATAAGATACATCATTagattaattttctattttttgggctttagttattttttaaaatttttttttctttggcttATGTTAACTTTAATAGTCGTTTTAACTAATGAAGGCAGTGGATTTAATATTCGTTCCGTACCACGTTtgtttacaatatttttttatttaagaaaaaattgttttgatttaacttatatatataatatattaaaagagCTAAAATAGTATACGTTAGAGGAGAGGATTAATCACAATAAATCACAATTTTATGGCTTGTACTCTTAGTTAGAGGAAATTTTTCTTTATGATGAATGTTTAGATTACAGTGTTATCAGAGAAAGGAAAGTTAATAACAGGGGATTAATTCTTATAAAATATTCATCATGCagtatttaatttaaaagtatttGTAAAGCTAAACAGAGCTGCAGATTCTAGGAGTTGCTAAGTTGATTATATTATTGTCTCTCTGATttgttagtatattttttttgaaatttattaatACGGATATTAATCTGATCCTGGGAGGGAACCTTGAGGCAAAAATGATCTACAAAAGAGACAGCTCCATTTTCCAAATTTCAGTTAAGTCCTAAATCTGGGTAGTGTGCTTTAAATGTTGTGGTTTACGTGGTCTCTGTTGTGTCACCATTTGGTGTGGTAGGCATATTCCTATTTTTGTTTCATTACCTAATATATGTTGTGTCTGGACACTCTCTTTTTTCCCTTACATTTTTATGACATAAATCTCTTCCTTTGGAAGAAAATGAGTAGTACATCTTATGATCTTTCGAGTTAGGTCCATGCATAGTAATCATTTTGAGTTATAGTTCCTTGTTAGATTGGCCTACTCGTATTTGACGAAGTGGGTCAATATTTGGAGATACGAACCTAATGCTGAAACAAGAGTTGATggataatatagtaaataatggTGTTATGTTCCTAATATCGAGGAAGCACTTCATTCTGATAATTACCGAACTCGTGGTAACCTTATTATCTGCGGTTTGCTATGTTGGAGTTGTGGGCGCACTGACTTGTGTGTAATTTGCAGATGCTTTGCTTTTCTTTACTGATTTCTGGCGACTTCTAGGGAATTCGATGAAtctttctctaaattttaaaaaatgattggTAACTCTAAAGATTTTACCAGCTGTGCTTATTCGTCAGCATAAAAAGAAGTGATGGAAATCacgcgatttttttttttttttgagaaattgggGTCCCTGATTTATAGGTAATTAGCTTTTAGGACAATTTTGTGGGATTTTATTTTGAGAACACGCGTAGAGTTGCCTCTTTTTCTACTTTGTGTTCACTGATCAATTTTAAACTGAGTTGCAGATTTCATATATAGTTAGCAAAGCAATGTAATAGATCCTTAAGTTAATTCCATATGTAGTTTCACCTTCTCATTAAGTGATTATTATTTGGGTTTTCCATAAAACAATTTCTGTAGTGATTACATTTTCATCACACACAGGATATAGCTCTCAATTAGACTGCCAGTCTATTTAAAGCAGAATTTATCAAATATGGACTAATTCGTATTCGATCTCATCAGGTAGCTGTGATCGCTCCTAATGTACCAGCTATGTACGAAGCGCATTTCGGAGTCCCTATGGCTGGAGCAGCAGTAAATTGCGTGAACGTTCGTCTAAATGCTTCCACAATCGCGTTCCTCCTAGACCACTCTTCAGCTGAGGTTGTGATGGTGGACCAAGAATTCTTTTCTTTAGCAGAGGAATCCTTGCAAATAATATCGAACAAAAAGAAGAACTCCTTCAAACCCCCACTTTTAATCGTGGTAGGCGATCAAACCTGCGATCCAAAATCTCTTCACTATGCGCTGAGTAAAGGAGCCATCGAATATGAGAAGTTCTTAGAAAGTGGAGACCCTGACTATAATTGGAAGCCGCCAAAGGATGAGTGGCAGAGTATAGCTCTGGGTTACACTTCGGGTACTACTTCGAGCCCGAAGGGTGTGGTGTTGCACCATAGAGGTGCTTATCTTATGGCTCTTAGCGGCCCTCTAATATGGGGAATGACTGAAGGGCCCATTTACTTGTGGACTCTGCCTATGTTTCATTGTAACGGTTGGTGCTTCACCTGGGCTCTCGCTGCTCTTTGTGGAACAAGCATATGTCTCCGTCAGGTACGTTCGTTATCTATTTAACAATTTAGGTAAATTGCAGCTGGAGTCCTCTACTTTTTTAGCCTAGTTTGAGATTTAGTCTCGCACCTAATTTTTTGATTGTTATAGTCATGTCGCTGCCCTTCGCATTTCATTGAATACTTGACCGGTCAATCAAATTCCTCTTGGAAGCAATTTAACAGAGCATCCTCTTTCGTTTACACACAGTTTACCAGGATATTTCTAGATTTTTATTAGGTTGCCATTATGCAGCGGTTAATGGTTATATTCCATGATATACCAAAATTTTGTGTATGACTGCATGATCAGTTTACCTATCTTCCGTACCACTTAACGCATGTAAGCACTGAACTTATATTGGTAAATTGAAATGAGCTAGTCAAGTTAAATCCTCTGTTCATGGTTGTTGCAGGTCACGGCCAAGGCCATCTACTCTGCCATAGCCAACCAGGGAGTCACTCACTTCTGCGCTGCCCCCGTGGTCCTCAACTCCATCGTCAATGCCCCTCCGAGCGATGCCGTCCGCCCTCTCCCACGCACCGTCCACGTCATGACGGCGGGGGCTGCCCCACCCCCTGCTCTCCTCGCCGCCATGTCCAACCTTGGCTTCTGCATCACCCACACCTACGGCCTAACCGAGACCTACGGCCCTTCAACCGTCTGTGCGTGGAAGCCCGAGTGGGACAACATGCCAGTTGAAGAACGAGCCCGCCTCCACGCCCGCCAAGGTATTGTGGAACAAACTGTTTTTCTTTAAAAGTATATTCAAACACTTCCCATCATATCTTACAGTTAAGGCTCTATAATAGTATGCCAGAAATGAGTTAAAATGGATGAATGGGGGTTTCTTATGGGATTCAAATTAGGATCACCTACTCCAGTACTTTCTCTTTTAATAAAAGCTTAAGTTGCTACAGAATGGTACTTTTAATGATTACTGTTCAACAGGTGTTCGTTACGTTGGCTTGGAAGGTTTGGAGATCGTTGACCCGAAAACAATGACCCCCGTCCCTGCAGATGGCACCACGCTTGGCGAGATTGTCATGAGGGGCAATTTGGTCATGAAAGGCTATTTGAAGAACCCTGAGGCCAATGAAGAAGCCTTTGCAAATGGATGGTACCCAGAAACAGCTGTTCTctcttaaaacttttaaaatgtcAAATAATGGTGTTTCGAAATAGGATTGCTTTGCATATTCAACATTGAAGTCATGTGAGGTTGCACATCCGCGAAGCTGGCATTTGTGTGCATGCTCaaataaagaataatttcaGCATCCATAAATGGCAGTTATGCATGGTCAAATCACCAAGTTCGGGTATTTGtaggaaaagataaaaaatcttAAAACATTATACTTTACTCACATTGGGCTCATGACCATTTAAAAGTTCTAAGAGGCGGAGTACTGAATTTAATGCCTGAAGGTTGATTTTCTTAACTATATGAAGAAAGGGTATTTTGAGATTTGAACTCAAGATCTACTTTGATACCCATATGAAGAAGCAAGCAACTGCCTTTTACTGCAAATTGAAGTTCCTTGATAACAACATTTTAACTTAATTGTATTCAACAGGTACCACTCGGGAGACCTCGGCGTGAAGCACAAGGACAATTACATAGAGGTCAAGGACCGGTCGAAGGATATCATCATCTCAGGCGGGGAGAACATCAGTAGCGTGGAGGTGGAGAACGTGTTGTACTGGCACCCTGCGGTGCTCGAGGCGTCGGTGGTGGCCCGGGCCGACGAACGGTGGGGGGAGTCTCCTTGTGCGTTTGTGGCTTTAAAAGACGGTGTGGATCGGTCCAATGAGAAGGCATTGGCAGAGGAGATTATGAAGTTTTGTCGGGAGAAGATGCCGGCATACTGGGTTCCGAAATCGCTAGTCTTCGGGCAGCTGCCAAAGACGGCAACGGGGAAGATAAAGAAGAATGAGTTGAGGGCTAGAGCTAAAGAAATGGGCCCAGTTAGGAAGAGTAGAATGTGAGTTATCT contains the following coding sequences:
- the LOC109709364 gene encoding acetate/butyrate--CoA ligase AAE7, peroxisomal-like, producing the protein MASGGGAERDIDELPKNAANYTALTPLWFLDRAALVHPNRPSVIHGPVRFTWADTYRRCRRLASALATRSIGPGSTVAVIAPNVPAMYEAHFGVPMAGAAVNCVNVRLNASTIAFLLDHSSAEVVMVDQEFFSLAEESLQIISNKKKNSFKPPLLIVVGDQTCDPKSLHYALSKGAIEYEKFLESGDPDYNWKPPKDEWQSIALGYTSGTTSSPKGVVLHHRGAYLMALSGPLIWGMTEGPIYLWTLPMFHCNGWCFTWALAALCGTSICLRQVTAKAIYSAIANQGVTHFCAAPVVLNSIVNAPPSDAVRPLPRTVHVMTAGAAPPPALLAAMSNLGFCITHTYGLTETYGPSTVCAWKPEWDNMPVEERARLHARQGVRYVGLEGLEIVDPKTMTPVPADGTTLGEIVMRGNLVMKGYLKNPEANEEAFANGWYHSGDLGVKHKDNYIEVKDRSKDIIISGGENISSVEVENVLYWHPAVLEASVVARADERWGESPCAFVALKDGVDRSNEKALAEEIMKFCREKMPAYWVPKSLVFGQLPKTATGKIKKNELRARAKEMGPVRKSRM